A window of Equus caballus isolate H_3958 breed thoroughbred chromosome 10, TB-T2T, whole genome shotgun sequence contains these coding sequences:
- the WDR62 gene encoding WD repeat-containing protein 62 isoform X5, whose amino-acid sequence MAAIGPGGFARNDAVEKLPSVMAGVSARRSQSSPPPAPPVCLRRRTRPLAAPEDTMQNRVSLEKVLGITAQNSNGLTCDPGTGHVAYLAGCVVVILNPKENKQQHIFNTARKSLSALAFSPDGKYIVTGENGHRPAVRIWDVDEKSQVAEMLGHKYGVACVAFSPNMKHIVSMGYQHDMVLNVWDWKKGILVASNKVSCRVIALSFSEDSSYFVTVGNRHVRFWFLEVSTEAKVTGTVPLVGRSGILGELHNNVFCGVACGRGRMAGNAFCVSYSGLLCQFNEKRVLEKWINLKVSLSSCLCVSQELIFCGCTDGIVRIFQAHSLHYLANLPKPHYLGVDVAQGLEPSFLFHRKAEAVYPDTVALTFDPIHQWLSCVYKDHSIYIWDVKDINKVGKMWSELFHSSYVWNVEVYPEFEDQRACLPSGSFLTCSSDNTIRFWNMDSSPDSHWQKNIFSNTLLKVVYVENDIQHLQDMSHFPDRGSENGTPLDVKAGVRVMQVSPDGQHLASGDRSGNLRIHELHFMDELVKVEAHDAEVLCLEYSKPETGLTLLASASRDRLIHVLNVEKNYNLEQTLDDHSSSITAIKFAGTRDIQMISCGADKSIYFRSAQQASDGLHFVRTHHVAEKTTLYDMDIDITQKYVAVACQDRNVRVYNTVNGKQKKCYKGSQGDEGSLLKVHVDPSGTFLATSCSDKSISVIDFYSGECIAKMFGHSEIVTSMKFTYDCRHLITVSGDSCVFIWHLGPELTNCMKQHLLEIDRREQQRQETKDGMWSSQPRQETYVSMPSETCSLSPGEQTEDELEDECEPEELLKTPSKESLDPDPQCLLTNGKLPLWAKRLLGDDDDVVDGSAFHARRSYQPHGRWAERADQEPLKTILDARDLDCYFTPMKPESLEDSLLDTVEPQSPAGLLSEPESPRDDGCGHPSFLPLQRESSEASELIIYSPEAEVTVTGTDSEDCAKEGMREPGDQQGDCYLQVPSIGLKHQSPPEDSGESEANLECSFATIHSSPPQPDPDPRFDVPMPPTPGCPGTAEELSQPEVPSISNGSLPQTPEQEKFLRHHFETLTDAPPEELFHGSLRDVQASEAEDYFNPRLSISAQFLSRLQNTSRFSHTCPPQLPLHLGKPPEVKRSDFRGSQPRAEPPRVDAGCTSPGRTSVLSVGMAEEPLEPLEAWCPLTPCLTGLPPCVPSSSVLPTDGKPLTPTALPTPGLAQEVCTPSTRSYLQTTASSRAKMSRSISVEDRESPVLAELPRPLRRPSSMGELASLGQDLQAVSTAAPSSDSEAQEPALPSWGNHEARASLKLTLSNICDGLLLPPPLLEPPTTCVWSQEPVATQPDVMAATASFLAHSPMDGSTLRLHNSAFLPRLPAPEPLNTPAHPNKPPLPEASPGAPGSITSLLEPTPDAPSLLQGSPRRWGEPGMPAPLELSSVETIVHRLQTTFQEALDLYHLVVSSDQVSAEQRQARTELASTFHWIHCQLEANDWLLGTDVAPDQALPSPGPPSPPTLCPLASPDLHALLEHYSELLVQAVRRKARGD is encoded by the exons GTGTCACTCGAGAAGGTGCTCGGCATCACAGCTCAGAACAGCAATGGCCTAACCTGTGACCCCGGCACAGGCCACGTGGCCTACCTGGCAGG ctgtgtggtGGTGATTTTGAACCCCAAGGAGAACAAGCAGCAGCACATTTTTAATACTGCCAG GAAGTCTCTGAGTGCTCTGGCCTTCTCCCCTGATGGGAAGTACATAGTGACGGGGGAG AACGGGCACAGGCCTGCCGTGCGCATCTGGGACGTGGATGAGAAGAGTCAGGTGGCAGAGATGCTGGGCCACAAATACGGCGTGGCCTGTGTGGCCTTCTCCCCCAACATGAAGCACATCGTGTCCATGGGCTACCAGCACGATATGGTGCTCAACGTCTGGGACTGGAAG AAAGGCATTTTGGTGGCTTCCAACAAGGTCTCATGCAGAGTTATCGCCCTCTCCTTCTCCGAGGACAGCAGCTATTTTGTCACCGTTGGGAACCGGCATGTGAGGTTCTGGTTCTTGGAAGTCTCCACTGAGGCAAAG GTGACGGGCACGGTGCCCCTCGTGGGGCGCTCAGGCATCCTGGGTGAGCTGCACAACAACGTCTTCTGTGGTGTGGCTTGTGGCCGGGGCCGGATGGCAGGCAATGCCTTCTGTGTGTCCTACTCGGGCCTCCTCTGCCAGTTCAACGAGAAGAGGGTACTAGAGAAGTGGATCAACCTAAAG GTCTCCTTGTCTTCCTGCCTCTGTGTCAGCCAGGAGCTCATCTTCTGCGGCTGCACAGATGGGATAGTCCGCATCTTCCAGGCCCACAGCCTGCACTACCTCGCCAACCTGCCCAAGCCACACTACCTCGGGGTGGACGTGGCGCAGGGCCTGGAGCCCAG CTTCCTCTTCCACAGGAAGGCAGAAGCAGTCTACCCAGATACAGTGGCGCTGACCTTCGACCCCATCCACCAGTGGCTGTCCTGCGTGTATAAAGACCACAGCATCTACATCTGGGATGTCAAAGACATCAACAAAGTAGGCAAGATGTGGTCGGAGCTCTTCCACAGCTCCTACGTCTGGAATGTGGAG GTGTATCCTGAGTTTGAAGATCAGAGAGCTTGTCTGCCATCAGGATCTTTTCTGACTTGTTCCTCAGACAACACCATCCGCTTCTGGAACATGGATAGCAGCCCTGACTCTCACTGGCAGAAAAACATCTTCAGTAAT ACCCTGCTGAAGGTAGTGTATGTGGAGAACGACATccagcacctgcaggacatgtcCCACTTCCCAGACCGAGGGAGCGAGAATGGGACACCTCTGGACGTGAAGGCCGGGGTGCGAGTCATGCAGGTCAGTCCTGACGGCCAGCACTTGGCTTCAGGCGACCGAAGTGGAAATCTGAG GATCCACGAGCTGCACTTCATGGACGAGCTGGTCAAGGTGGAGGCCCACGACGCCGAGGTGCTGTGCCTGGAGTACTCCAAGCCCGAGACGG GGCTGACCTTGCTGGCCTCAGCCAGTCGGGACCGACTGATCCACGTGCTGAACGTGGAGAAGAACTACAACCTGGAGCAGACCCTGGACGACCACTCCTCCTCCATCACAGCCATCAAGTTCGCTG GCACCAGAGACATCCAGATGATCAGCTGTGGGGCTGACAAGAGCATCTACTTTCGCAGTGCCCAGCAG GCCTCGGATGGACTACACTTTGTCCGTACCCACCACGTAGCAGAGAAGACCACCTTGTATGACATGGACATTGACATCACCCAGAAGTATGTGGCTGTGGCCTGCCAAGACCGCAATGTAAG AGTCTACAACACGGTGAACGGGAAGCAGAAGAAGTGCTATAAGGGCTCCCAGGGTGACGAGGGCTCCCTGCTGAAG GTCCACGTGGACCCCTCAGGCACCTTCCTGGCCACAAGCTGCTCTGACAAAAGCATCTCCGTGATCGACTTTTACTCGGGCGAGTGCATTGCCAAGATGTTTGGCCATTCAG AAATCGTCACCAGCATGAAGTTCACCTATGACTGTCGTCACTTGATCACAGTGTCTGGAGACAG CTGCGTGTTCATCTGGCACCTGGGCCCGGAGCTCACCAACTGCATGAAGCAGCACTTGCTGGAGATCGACCGCCGGGAGCAGCAGCGGCAGGAAACGAAGGACGGGATGTGGAGCAGCCAGCCCAG GCAGGAGACATATGTATCCATGCCCAGCGAGACATGCTCCCTAAGCCCTGGAGAACAGACGGAGGATGAGCTGGAAGACGAGTGTGAACCTGAAGAGTTGCTGAAGACACCGTCCAAGGAGAGCTTGGATCCAG ATCCTCAGTGCCTGCTGACCAACGGCAAGCTGCCACTCTGGGCAAAGCGGCTG CTAGGAGATGACGATGATGTGGTGGATGGCTCAGCCTTCCATGCCAGGCGCAGCTACCAGCCGCATGGCCGCTGGGCAGAGCGGGCTGACCAGGAGCCCCTCAAGACCATCCTGGATGCCCGGGACCTGGATTGCTACTTTACCCCCATGAAGCCCGAGAGCCTGGAGGACTCCCTTCTGGATACAGTGGAGCCACAGAGCCCGGCGGGCCTGCTGAGCGAG CCCGAGAGTCCCCGGGACGATGGCTGTGGgcatccctccttcctgcccctacAGAGGGAGTCCTCTGAGGCCAGCGAGCTCATCATCTACTCCCCAGAGGCGGAGGTGACGGTCACAGGGACAGACAG CGAGGACTGTGCGAAGGAGGGGATGAGGGAGCCCGGAGACCAGCAAGGCGACTGCTACCTCCAGGTCCCCTCCATCGGCTTGAAGCATCAGAGCCCACCTGAGG ACTCAGGGGAGTCAGAGGCCAACTTGGAGTGCAGCTTCGCCACCATCCACTCCTCCCCTCCACAGCCGGACCCAGACCCTCGATTTGACGTGCCAATGCCCCCAACACCAG GATGCCCAGGTACCGCAGAAGAGTTGTCCCAGCCCGAAGTGCCAAGCATTTCCAACGGCTCCCTGCCCCAGACCCCTGAGCAGGAGAAATTCCTCCGCCACCACTTCGAGACACTTACTGACGCCCCCCCTGAGG AGCTCTTCCACGGATCCCTGAGGGACGTGCAGGCCTCTGAGGCTGAGGACTACTTCAATCCCCGGCTGAGCATCTCGGCCCAGTTCCTCTCCCGCCTCCAGAACACATCCAG GTTCAGCCACACCTGCCCTCCCCAGCTGCCCCTGCACCTTGGGAAGCCCCCAGAGGTCAAACGGTCAGACTTCAGAGGGAGCCAGCCCAGAGCAGAGCCCCCAAGAGTGGATGCTGGTTGCACCTCCCCGGGCAGGACCAGT GTTCTCTCTGTGGGGATGGCTGAGGAGCCCCTCGAGCCCCTGGAGGCCTGGTGCCCACTGA CCCCCTGCCTCACAGGCCTGCCACCATGTGTCCCCTCCTCCTCAGTGCTGCCCACAGACGGGAAGCCTCTGACGCCCACAGCCCTACCCACTCCAGGCCTGGCTCAGGAGGTCTGCACCCCCTCCACCCGCTCCTACCTGCAGACCACTGCCAGCTCCCGTGCCAAGATGTCACGTAGCATCTCTGTCGAGGACAGGGAGAGCCCTGTCCTGGCTGAGCTGCCAAGACCCCTCCGCAGACCCTCGTCCATGGGGGAGCTGGCCTCCCTGGGCCAGGATCTCCAGGCTGTCAGCACAGCAGCACCCAGTTCTGACAGCGAGGCCCAAgagcctgccctgccctcctggggcaaCCATGAGGCCCGAGCCAGCCTGAAACTGACCCTGTCGAACATATGTGATGGGCTcttgctgcccccacccctgctggAGCCTCCTACCACGTGCGTCTGGTCCCAGGAACCTGTAGCCACCCAGCCTGATGTCATGGCCGCAACAGCCAGCTTCCTGGCCCATAGCCCCATGGATGGGAGCACCCTGAGGCTCCACAACTCCGCCTTTCTCCCAAGGCTTCCAGCCCCTGAGCCCCTCAACACCCCTGCCCACCCCAACAAGCCCCCGCTTCCAGAGGCCAGTCCTGGGGCCCCTGGCAGCATCACCTCCCTCCTGGAGCCCACTCCTG atGCGCCCAGTCTACTGCAGGGCAGCCCCAGACGGTGGGGGGAGCCTGGGATGCCGGCTCCCCTTGAGCTGAGCAGTGTGGAGACCATTGTGCACAGACTGCAGACTACCTTCCAGGAAGCTCTGGACCTTTACCACCTG GTGGTCTCCAGTGACCAGGTGAGCGCTGAGCAGCGGCAGGCCCGGACTGAGCTGGCCTCCACCTTCCACTGGATCCACTGCCAGTTAGAGGCCAATGACTGGCTGCTTGGAACTGATGTGGCCCCAGACCAGGCCCTGCCTAGCCCAGGGCCCCCTTCCCCCCCTACATTGTGCCCCCTTGCCAGCCCCGATTTGCACGCCCTGCTGGAACACTACTCGGAGCTGCTGGTGCAGGCTGTGCGGAGGAAGGCCCGGGGGGACTGA
- the WDR62 gene encoding WD repeat-containing protein 62 isoform X16 yields MAAIGPGGFARNDAVEKLPSVMAGVSARRSQSSPPPAPPVCLRRRTRPLAAPEDTMQNRVSLEKVLGITAQNSNGLTCDPGTGHVAYLAGCVVVILNPKENKQQHIFNTARKSLSALAFSPDGKYIVTGENGHRPAVRIWDVDEKSQVAEMLGHKYGVACVAFSPNMKHIVSMGYQHDMVLNVWDWKKGILVASNKVSCRVIALSFSEDSSYFVTVGNRHVRFWFLEVSTEAKVTGTVPLVGRSGILGELHNNVFCGVACGRGRMAGNAFCVSYSGLLCQFNEKRVLEKWINLKVSLSSCLCVSQELIFCGCTDGIVRIFQAHSLHYLANLPKPHYLGVDVAQGLEPSFLFHRKAEAVYPDTVALTFDPIHQWLSCVYKDHSIYIWDVKDINKVGKMWSELFHSSYVWNVEVYPEFEDQRACLPSGSFLTCSSDNTIRFWNMDSSPDSHWQKNIFSNTLLKVVYVENDIQHLQDMSHFPDRGSENGTPLDVKAGVRVMQVSPDGQHLASGDRSGNLRIHELHFMDELVKVEAHDAEVLCLEYSKPETGLTLLASASRDRLIHVLNVEKNYNLEQTLDDHSSSITAIKFAGTRDIQMISCGADKSIYFRSAQQASDGLHFVRTHHVAEKTTLYDMDIDITQKYVAVACQDRNVRVYNTVNGKQKKCYKGSQGDEGSLLKVHVDPSGTFLATSCSDKSISVIDFYSGECIAKMFGHSEIVTSMKFTYDCRHLITVSGDSCVFIWHLGPELTNCMKQHLLEIDRREQQRQETKDGMWSSQPRQETYVSMPSETCSLSPGEQTEDELEDECEPEELLKTPSKESLDPDPQCLLTNGKLPLWAKRLLGDDDDVVDGSAFHARRSYQPHGRWAERADQEPLKTILDARDLDCYFTPMKPESLEDSLLDTVEPQSPAGLLSEPESPRDDGCGHPSFLPLQRESSEASELIIYSPEAEVTVTGTDSEDCAKEGMREPGDQQGDCYLQVPSIGLKHQSPPEDSGESEANLECSFATIHSSPPQPDPDPRFDVPMPPTPELFHGSLRDVQASEAEDYFNPRLSISAQFLSRLQNTSRFSHTCPPQLPLHLGKPPEVKRSDFRGSQPRAEPPRVDAGCTSPGRTSVLSVGMAEEPLEPLEAWCPLMLPTDGKPLTPTALPTPGLAQEVCTPSTRSYLQTTASSRAKMSRSISVEDRESPVLAELPRPLRRPSSMGELASLGQDLQAVSTAAPSSDSEAQEPALPSWGNHEARASLKLTLSNICDGLLLPPPLLEPPTTCVWSQEPVATQPDVMAATASFLAHSPMDGSTLRLHNSAFLPRLPAPEPLNTPAHPNKPPLPEASPGAPGSITSLLEPTPDAPSLLQGSPRRWGEPGMPAPLELSSVETIVHRLQTTFQEALDLYHLVVSSDQVSAEQRQARTELASTFHWIHCQLEANDWLLGTDVAPDQALPSPGPPSPPTLCPLASPDLHALLEHYSELLVQAVRRKARGD; encoded by the exons GTGTCACTCGAGAAGGTGCTCGGCATCACAGCTCAGAACAGCAATGGCCTAACCTGTGACCCCGGCACAGGCCACGTGGCCTACCTGGCAGG ctgtgtggtGGTGATTTTGAACCCCAAGGAGAACAAGCAGCAGCACATTTTTAATACTGCCAG GAAGTCTCTGAGTGCTCTGGCCTTCTCCCCTGATGGGAAGTACATAGTGACGGGGGAG AACGGGCACAGGCCTGCCGTGCGCATCTGGGACGTGGATGAGAAGAGTCAGGTGGCAGAGATGCTGGGCCACAAATACGGCGTGGCCTGTGTGGCCTTCTCCCCCAACATGAAGCACATCGTGTCCATGGGCTACCAGCACGATATGGTGCTCAACGTCTGGGACTGGAAG AAAGGCATTTTGGTGGCTTCCAACAAGGTCTCATGCAGAGTTATCGCCCTCTCCTTCTCCGAGGACAGCAGCTATTTTGTCACCGTTGGGAACCGGCATGTGAGGTTCTGGTTCTTGGAAGTCTCCACTGAGGCAAAG GTGACGGGCACGGTGCCCCTCGTGGGGCGCTCAGGCATCCTGGGTGAGCTGCACAACAACGTCTTCTGTGGTGTGGCTTGTGGCCGGGGCCGGATGGCAGGCAATGCCTTCTGTGTGTCCTACTCGGGCCTCCTCTGCCAGTTCAACGAGAAGAGGGTACTAGAGAAGTGGATCAACCTAAAG GTCTCCTTGTCTTCCTGCCTCTGTGTCAGCCAGGAGCTCATCTTCTGCGGCTGCACAGATGGGATAGTCCGCATCTTCCAGGCCCACAGCCTGCACTACCTCGCCAACCTGCCCAAGCCACACTACCTCGGGGTGGACGTGGCGCAGGGCCTGGAGCCCAG CTTCCTCTTCCACAGGAAGGCAGAAGCAGTCTACCCAGATACAGTGGCGCTGACCTTCGACCCCATCCACCAGTGGCTGTCCTGCGTGTATAAAGACCACAGCATCTACATCTGGGATGTCAAAGACATCAACAAAGTAGGCAAGATGTGGTCGGAGCTCTTCCACAGCTCCTACGTCTGGAATGTGGAG GTGTATCCTGAGTTTGAAGATCAGAGAGCTTGTCTGCCATCAGGATCTTTTCTGACTTGTTCCTCAGACAACACCATCCGCTTCTGGAACATGGATAGCAGCCCTGACTCTCACTGGCAGAAAAACATCTTCAGTAAT ACCCTGCTGAAGGTAGTGTATGTGGAGAACGACATccagcacctgcaggacatgtcCCACTTCCCAGACCGAGGGAGCGAGAATGGGACACCTCTGGACGTGAAGGCCGGGGTGCGAGTCATGCAGGTCAGTCCTGACGGCCAGCACTTGGCTTCAGGCGACCGAAGTGGAAATCTGAG GATCCACGAGCTGCACTTCATGGACGAGCTGGTCAAGGTGGAGGCCCACGACGCCGAGGTGCTGTGCCTGGAGTACTCCAAGCCCGAGACGG GGCTGACCTTGCTGGCCTCAGCCAGTCGGGACCGACTGATCCACGTGCTGAACGTGGAGAAGAACTACAACCTGGAGCAGACCCTGGACGACCACTCCTCCTCCATCACAGCCATCAAGTTCGCTG GCACCAGAGACATCCAGATGATCAGCTGTGGGGCTGACAAGAGCATCTACTTTCGCAGTGCCCAGCAG GCCTCGGATGGACTACACTTTGTCCGTACCCACCACGTAGCAGAGAAGACCACCTTGTATGACATGGACATTGACATCACCCAGAAGTATGTGGCTGTGGCCTGCCAAGACCGCAATGTAAG AGTCTACAACACGGTGAACGGGAAGCAGAAGAAGTGCTATAAGGGCTCCCAGGGTGACGAGGGCTCCCTGCTGAAG GTCCACGTGGACCCCTCAGGCACCTTCCTGGCCACAAGCTGCTCTGACAAAAGCATCTCCGTGATCGACTTTTACTCGGGCGAGTGCATTGCCAAGATGTTTGGCCATTCAG AAATCGTCACCAGCATGAAGTTCACCTATGACTGTCGTCACTTGATCACAGTGTCTGGAGACAG CTGCGTGTTCATCTGGCACCTGGGCCCGGAGCTCACCAACTGCATGAAGCAGCACTTGCTGGAGATCGACCGCCGGGAGCAGCAGCGGCAGGAAACGAAGGACGGGATGTGGAGCAGCCAGCCCAG GCAGGAGACATATGTATCCATGCCCAGCGAGACATGCTCCCTAAGCCCTGGAGAACAGACGGAGGATGAGCTGGAAGACGAGTGTGAACCTGAAGAGTTGCTGAAGACACCGTCCAAGGAGAGCTTGGATCCAG ATCCTCAGTGCCTGCTGACCAACGGCAAGCTGCCACTCTGGGCAAAGCGGCTG CTAGGAGATGACGATGATGTGGTGGATGGCTCAGCCTTCCATGCCAGGCGCAGCTACCAGCCGCATGGCCGCTGGGCAGAGCGGGCTGACCAGGAGCCCCTCAAGACCATCCTGGATGCCCGGGACCTGGATTGCTACTTTACCCCCATGAAGCCCGAGAGCCTGGAGGACTCCCTTCTGGATACAGTGGAGCCACAGAGCCCGGCGGGCCTGCTGAGCGAG CCCGAGAGTCCCCGGGACGATGGCTGTGGgcatccctccttcctgcccctacAGAGGGAGTCCTCTGAGGCCAGCGAGCTCATCATCTACTCCCCAGAGGCGGAGGTGACGGTCACAGGGACAGACAG CGAGGACTGTGCGAAGGAGGGGATGAGGGAGCCCGGAGACCAGCAAGGCGACTGCTACCTCCAGGTCCCCTCCATCGGCTTGAAGCATCAGAGCCCACCTGAGG ACTCAGGGGAGTCAGAGGCCAACTTGGAGTGCAGCTTCGCCACCATCCACTCCTCCCCTCCACAGCCGGACCCAGACCCTCGATTTGACGTGCCAATGCCCCCAACACCAG AGCTCTTCCACGGATCCCTGAGGGACGTGCAGGCCTCTGAGGCTGAGGACTACTTCAATCCCCGGCTGAGCATCTCGGCCCAGTTCCTCTCCCGCCTCCAGAACACATCCAG GTTCAGCCACACCTGCCCTCCCCAGCTGCCCCTGCACCTTGGGAAGCCCCCAGAGGTCAAACGGTCAGACTTCAGAGGGAGCCAGCCCAGAGCAGAGCCCCCAAGAGTGGATGCTGGTTGCACCTCCCCGGGCAGGACCAGT GTTCTCTCTGTGGGGATGGCTGAGGAGCCCCTCGAGCCCCTGGAGGCCTGGTGCCCACTGA TGCTGCCCACAGACGGGAAGCCTCTGACGCCCACAGCCCTACCCACTCCAGGCCTGGCTCAGGAGGTCTGCACCCCCTCCACCCGCTCCTACCTGCAGACCACTGCCAGCTCCCGTGCCAAGATGTCACGTAGCATCTCTGTCGAGGACAGGGAGAGCCCTGTCCTGGCTGAGCTGCCAAGACCCCTCCGCAGACCCTCGTCCATGGGGGAGCTGGCCTCCCTGGGCCAGGATCTCCAGGCTGTCAGCACAGCAGCACCCAGTTCTGACAGCGAGGCCCAAgagcctgccctgccctcctggggcaaCCATGAGGCCCGAGCCAGCCTGAAACTGACCCTGTCGAACATATGTGATGGGCTcttgctgcccccacccctgctggAGCCTCCTACCACGTGCGTCTGGTCCCAGGAACCTGTAGCCACCCAGCCTGATGTCATGGCCGCAACAGCCAGCTTCCTGGCCCATAGCCCCATGGATGGGAGCACCCTGAGGCTCCACAACTCCGCCTTTCTCCCAAGGCTTCCAGCCCCTGAGCCCCTCAACACCCCTGCCCACCCCAACAAGCCCCCGCTTCCAGAGGCCAGTCCTGGGGCCCCTGGCAGCATCACCTCCCTCCTGGAGCCCACTCCTG atGCGCCCAGTCTACTGCAGGGCAGCCCCAGACGGTGGGGGGAGCCTGGGATGCCGGCTCCCCTTGAGCTGAGCAGTGTGGAGACCATTGTGCACAGACTGCAGACTACCTTCCAGGAAGCTCTGGACCTTTACCACCTG GTGGTCTCCAGTGACCAGGTGAGCGCTGAGCAGCGGCAGGCCCGGACTGAGCTGGCCTCCACCTTCCACTGGATCCACTGCCAGTTAGAGGCCAATGACTGGCTGCTTGGAACTGATGTGGCCCCAGACCAGGCCCTGCCTAGCCCAGGGCCCCCTTCCCCCCCTACATTGTGCCCCCTTGCCAGCCCCGATTTGCACGCCCTGCTGGAACACTACTCGGAGCTGCTGGTGCAGGCTGTGCGGAGGAAGGCCCGGGGGGACTGA